In Gadus chalcogrammus isolate NIFS_2021 chromosome 13, NIFS_Gcha_1.0, whole genome shotgun sequence, a single genomic region encodes these proteins:
- the inka1b gene encoding PAK4-inhibitor inka2: MGCLGDSSMCLGEQMIRTLQDLKQTGRPRPLSAPCAGSFPVPPLCQRRSRPGRDARVTRLRVSSSSEASAYDSACCLAGPLEEEEEEEGEAGEGRLGPGSPSSRKSLDLDSGYSEASWQDEGVVLRRTRNVRVSASACLRTNRGASGRVRPKSTSDACLERWTSFEACGGGAEDWTAALLSRSRNRSPLVLGDNSFADLIQNWMDLPECPEPAELPPSAGRRLAKDLLGNMRRKLAGRAKGVEVRRRPVDPNRASRPLEAPKRMSCPVGFQALKPFFHQSHTGIHQLDSTDFYQFNALMKSGSRQPIICNDIIGYI, translated from the coding sequence GGGTGTCTTGGTGATTCCAGCATGTGCCTGGGCGAGCAGATGATCCGAACCCTCCAGGACCTGAAGCAGACGGGACGCCCGCGGCCCCTGAGCGCGCCCTGCGCCGGCTCCTTCCCCGTCCCGCCGCTCTGCCAGCGCCGGAGCCGGCCCGGCCGGGACGCCCGGGTGACGCGGCTCCGCGTGTCCAGCTCCAGCGAGGCCAGCGCCTACGACTCGGCCTGCTGCCTGGCCGggcccctggaggaggaggaggaggaggagggggaggcgggggaggggcgGCTGGGCCCCGGGTCCCCCAGCAGCCGCAAGAGCCTGGACCTGGACTCGGGGTACTCGGAGGCGTCCTGGCAGGACGAGGGCGTGGTGCTGCGGAGGACCCGGAACGTGCGGGTGTCCGCCTCGGCGTGCCTGCGCACCAACCGGGGCGCGTCGGGCCGGGTCAGGCCCAAGTCCACGTCGGACGCGTGCCTGGAGCGCTGGACGTCGTTCGAGGcgtgcggcggcggcgccgaGGACTGGACGGCGGCGCTGCTGAGCCGCAGCAGGAACCGCTCGCCACTGGTCCTCGGGGACAACAGCTTCGCCGACCTCATCCAGAACTGGATGGACCTGCCCGAGTGCCCCGAGCCGGCGGAGCTGCCGCCCAGCGCGGGACGTCGCCTGGCCAAGGACCTGCTGGGGAACATGCGCAGGAAGCTGGCAGGGAGGGCcaagggggtggaggtgaggcgCCGGCCGGTGGACCCCAACAGGGCCAGCCGGCCCCTGGAGGCCCCCAAGCGCATGTCCTGCCCCGTGGGCTTCCAGGCCCTCAAACCCTTCTTCCACCAGTCGCACACTGGCATCCACCAGCTGGACTCTACAGACTTCTACCAGTTCAACGCCCTGATGAAGAGCGGCAGCCGGCAGCCCATCATATGCAACGACATCATTGGATACATCTGA